Proteins from a single region of Streptomyces griseiscabiei:
- a CDS encoding ABC transporter ATP-binding protein codes for MVTEENRHDGGGGAEAVVRLDGVRKEYGETAALDGVSLEIRAGEAVAVMGPSGGGKSTLLNMIAGLDRPTDGTVTVHGENVGELSEKGLALYRRRRIGMIFQFFNLIDDLSALDNVALAAQLTGTPARQARRRALELFDELGVADRRNAYPAVLSGGERQRVAVARALMNRPALLLADEPTGALDSRAGEQVMDLLLDLNQIGQTLILVTHDEHLARRCASRLVEFTDGRVTGEHTLERSALERSAPERSFLERPV; via the coding sequence ATGGTCACTGAGGAGAACAGGCACGACGGGGGCGGCGGCGCGGAGGCCGTCGTACGGCTCGACGGGGTGCGCAAGGAGTACGGGGAGACGGCGGCGCTGGACGGTGTGTCGCTGGAGATCCGGGCCGGGGAGGCGGTCGCGGTGATGGGGCCCTCGGGGGGCGGCAAGTCCACCCTGCTGAACATGATCGCGGGGCTGGACCGTCCGACGGACGGCACGGTGACGGTGCACGGCGAGAACGTGGGGGAACTGAGCGAGAAGGGGCTCGCCCTGTACCGGCGGCGCCGCATCGGCATGATCTTCCAGTTCTTCAATCTCATCGACGACCTGTCGGCGCTCGACAACGTGGCGCTGGCCGCCCAGTTGACCGGCACCCCGGCCCGGCAGGCCCGCCGCCGCGCGCTGGAACTGTTCGACGAGCTCGGTGTCGCCGACCGGCGCAACGCCTACCCGGCGGTGCTCAGCGGCGGCGAACGGCAACGGGTCGCGGTGGCACGGGCGTTGATGAACCGGCCGGCGCTGCTGCTGGCCGACGAGCCGACCGGGGCCCTGGACAGCCGGGCCGGGGAGCAGGTGATGGACCTGCTGCTCGACCTCAACCAGATAGGCCAGACCCTGATCCTGGTCACCCACGACGAGCATCTCGCCCGGCGCTGCGCCAGCCGTCTCGTGGAGTTCACCGACGGCCGGGTGACCGGCGAACACACCCTGGAGCGGTCCGCCTTGGAGCGGTCCGCACCGGAGCGGTCCTTCCTGGAGCGGCCCGTATGA
- a CDS encoding ABC transporter permease, with the protein MSAVWRAAYAAVRRRRLQSLVIALVTLTSTTAIVVALGLVDAASSPFEKAFGAQRGPHVIAAFDSAKVSDGQLARAVRRSGVAASAGPFAQASVELPREAVDYGLGAELTVVGRAGPEGPVDRLDLWAGRWATGPGEVVLNRQSDWTADDLGKKLQVPSGPALTIVGFAFGLSGTADAWVAPGQIGALKPTSTQMLFRFTDASSESRLRTHLAAVTEELPSGALAGSRSYLALKDQIGGSARAYAPYLLAFGVLGIVVSVLIVANVVSGAVISGFRHIGVLKALGFTPGQVVAVYLVMISVPAVLGCALGTVAGNLAARPLLESVFSGPDAGVFHGSVALAPWVNALALLGMPAVCLLAALAPAVRAHRLSAARAISAGSAPRAGRALGVQRRLAGSRLPRSVSLGLGLPFARPGRSALTLAAVVLGVTTVTFATGLATTMDRFGNAGRDAYQVTVYVGKFKDGKETRPVHDDLALHALLRSLPDAREVTARVNTEARLAGSAEKLWLEARRGDRLRLDSVLTGGRWLRGGGEVVAGSAFLRRNGLDIGDRLRVEKGDRHVNLLVVGEFLQSNPRVVIVDRSAMRSVAPREKPIAYHVRLRDGADANAYARAAGAADPGLSPSPTGSNSVTQTIVGSATALTLLLAAVASLGVFHTAVLNTRDRRRDLGMLKSLGMTPRQVTVMTVVSMALLGALGSLLGIPLGMAGHHLVVPRMADAVDIVLPSSMTDVWNAPALTGLAVAGLVIAVLGAYVPARRAARLTVAEVLHNE; encoded by the coding sequence ATGAGCGCCGTGTGGCGGGCGGCGTACGCGGCGGTACGGCGGCGCCGGCTCCAGTCGCTGGTGATCGCCCTGGTCACGCTGACCTCGACGACGGCGATCGTGGTGGCGCTCGGCCTGGTCGACGCCGCCTCGTCCCCGTTCGAGAAGGCCTTCGGCGCGCAGCGCGGACCGCATGTGATCGCCGCGTTCGACTCCGCGAAGGTCTCCGACGGTCAACTGGCGCGTGCGGTGAGGCGGTCGGGGGTGGCGGCGAGCGCCGGCCCCTTCGCCCAGGCCTCGGTGGAACTGCCCAGGGAGGCGGTGGACTACGGCCTCGGCGCCGAACTCACCGTCGTGGGCCGCGCCGGCCCCGAGGGCCCGGTGGACCGGCTGGACCTGTGGGCGGGCCGCTGGGCCACCGGGCCCGGTGAGGTCGTCCTCAACCGGCAGTCGGACTGGACGGCGGACGACCTCGGCAAGAAGCTCCAGGTGCCCTCGGGCCCGGCCCTGACCATCGTCGGCTTCGCCTTCGGCCTGAGCGGCACCGCCGACGCCTGGGTCGCCCCCGGGCAGATCGGCGCCCTGAAGCCGACGAGCACCCAGATGCTGTTCCGTTTCACGGACGCCTCGTCGGAGAGCCGACTGCGCACCCACCTGGCGGCGGTGACGGAGGAGTTGCCGAGCGGCGCGCTGGCCGGTTCACGGTCGTACCTCGCCCTCAAGGACCAGATCGGCGGTTCGGCGCGGGCCTACGCGCCGTACCTCCTGGCCTTCGGTGTTCTCGGCATCGTGGTGTCCGTGCTCATCGTCGCCAACGTGGTCAGCGGCGCGGTGATCTCCGGCTTCCGGCACATCGGCGTCCTCAAGGCGCTCGGGTTCACGCCGGGGCAGGTGGTGGCCGTCTATCTGGTGATGATCTCGGTCCCTGCCGTGCTGGGCTGTGCGCTCGGGACCGTCGCGGGAAATCTGGCGGCACGGCCGCTGCTGGAGTCCGTGTTCTCGGGGCCGGACGCGGGGGTGTTCCACGGCAGTGTCGCGCTCGCGCCCTGGGTGAACGCGCTCGCACTGCTCGGGATGCCCGCCGTGTGTCTGCTCGCGGCGCTCGCGCCGGCCGTGCGCGCCCACCGGTTGTCCGCCGCGCGGGCGATCAGCGCGGGCAGCGCGCCGCGCGCCGGGCGGGCGCTCGGTGTGCAGCGCCGGCTGGCGGGGAGCCGGCTGCCGCGCTCGGTGAGCCTGGGGCTGGGGCTGCCGTTCGCCCGGCCGGGCCGCAGCGCCCTCACCCTGGCCGCCGTGGTCCTCGGGGTGACGACGGTGACGTTCGCGACCGGTCTGGCCACGACGATGGACCGGTTCGGCAACGCGGGCCGCGACGCCTACCAAGTCACCGTCTACGTGGGGAAGTTCAAGGACGGGAAGGAGACCAGGCCGGTGCACGACGACCTCGCGCTGCACGCCCTGCTGCGTTCGCTGCCGGACGCGCGCGAGGTGACCGCCCGGGTCAACACCGAGGCCCGGCTGGCGGGTTCGGCGGAGAAGCTGTGGCTGGAGGCCCGCCGGGGGGACCGGCTCCGGTTGGACAGTGTGCTCACCGGGGGCCGCTGGCTCCGGGGCGGCGGCGAGGTCGTGGCCGGCTCGGCGTTCCTGCGGCGCAACGGACTGGACATCGGCGACCGCCTCCGCGTGGAGAAGGGCGACCGGCACGTGAACCTGCTCGTGGTCGGGGAGTTCCTGCAGAGCAACCCCCGTGTCGTGATCGTCGACCGGTCGGCGATGCGGTCCGTGGCCCCGCGGGAGAAGCCCATCGCCTATCACGTCCGGCTCCGCGACGGTGCCGACGCGAACGCCTACGCCCGCGCCGCCGGGGCCGCCGACCCGGGACTCAGCCCCTCACCCACCGGCTCGAACTCGGTCACACAGACCATCGTCGGGTCGGCCACCGCCCTCACCCTGCTGCTCGCCGCCGTCGCGTCCCTCGGTGTCTTCCACACCGCCGTCCTCAACACCCGCGACCGCCGCCGCGATCTGGGCATGCTCAAGTCCCTCGGGATGACACCGCGCCAGGTCACGGTGATGACGGTGGTCTCGATGGCCCTGCTCGGCGCGCTCGGTTCGCTCCTCGGCATCCCGCTGGGCATGGCGGGCCACCACCTGGTCGTGCCGCGCATGGCGGACGCCGTGGACATCGTCCTGCCGTCGTCCATGACGGACGTCTGGAACGCCCCGGCCCTGACGGGCCTCGCCGTCGCGGGCCTCGTCATCGCCGTCCTCGGCGCGTACGTCCCGGCCCGCCGCGCGGCACGGCTGACGGTCGCGGAGGTGCTGCACAACGAGTGA
- a CDS encoding SIR2 family NAD-dependent protein deacylase codes for MTVQNDAVDHPASPAGLPAITETLHGWLGESDRVLVAAGAGLSAAAGFDYGDTERFRELFPALYGLGLRSRYLLGVPLPPDMMWGYWAVHIDDIRYGSAPNPLYGRLRSLVGERDHWVMTSNVDALFARSGFAADRVFTPQGDYGRLQCTVPCVQETWAAKPFLDRVLAAYDRGTGRVGDPSALPVCPNCGADVFPNVRVGPEFVDGAHLPAGERLNRWLGDAPGGARLLVLEIGAGFNTPGVIRRPMEHVVRHTPGARLVRVNPDHPEVPADLGDRALSVPFGADRLLDALTT; via the coding sequence ATGACGGTCCAGAACGACGCCGTGGACCACCCGGCGTCACCCGCCGGTCTCCCGGCCATCACCGAGACGCTCCACGGCTGGCTCGGCGAGTCCGACCGGGTCCTGGTCGCGGCCGGCGCGGGGCTGAGCGCCGCCGCCGGATTCGACTACGGCGACACCGAGCGCTTCCGGGAACTGTTCCCGGCCCTGTACGGGCTCGGTCTGCGCTCTCGCTATCTGCTGGGCGTCCCGCTGCCGCCGGACATGATGTGGGGCTACTGGGCCGTGCACATCGACGACATCCGATACGGTTCCGCGCCCAACCCCCTCTACGGGCGGCTGCGTTCGCTGGTCGGGGAGCGCGACCACTGGGTGATGACGTCGAACGTCGACGCGCTGTTCGCCCGCAGCGGCTTCGCCGCGGACCGGGTCTTCACCCCGCAGGGCGACTACGGCCGCCTCCAGTGCACCGTGCCGTGCGTCCAGGAGACCTGGGCGGCGAAGCCGTTCCTCGACCGTGTCCTCGCCGCCTACGACCGTGGGACGGGCCGGGTGGGCGACCCGTCCGCCCTGCCCGTCTGCCCGAACTGCGGGGCGGACGTGTTCCCGAACGTGCGGGTGGGCCCGGAGTTCGTCGACGGCGCCCATCTGCCCGCCGGGGAGCGGCTGAACCGCTGGCTCGGCGACGCGCCGGGCGGCGCCCGCCTCCTCGTCCTGGAGATCGGCGCCGGGTTCAATACCCCCGGCGTGATCCGCCGGCCCATGGAGCACGTCGTACGGCACACCCCCGGGGCCCGCCTGGTGCGGGTGAATCCCGACCACCCGGAGGTGCCCGCCGACCTCGGCGACCGGGCCCTGTCCGTACCGTTCGGAGCGGACCGGCTGCTGGACGCGCTCACCACGTAG
- a CDS encoding SDR family oxidoreductase, with protein sequence MTTPSEPTDPTTPTTPSAPTAPGTPRTPVPPPIVVTGATGRLGGRVARRLAERGVAQRLLVRSPERAPELPGATAVKGGFGDRDAVVRGLGGARTVFMVSASESVDRVAQHRTFVDAAVEAGVEHLVYVSFFGAAPEAAFTLARDHFHTEEHIRASGLAHTFLRDNLYADFVRHLAGEDGVIRGPAGQGRAAFVAQDDIADAAVTVLTRPADHAGAAYDLTGPESLTLDEAAAILSERLGRPFRYRPETIEEAYASRASYDAPPWQLDAWVSTYTAIATGELDGVSSAVPDLTGRPARTLADVLDATERPLP encoded by the coding sequence ATGACCACCCCCTCGGAACCGACCGACCCGACCACGCCGACCACACCCTCCGCGCCCACCGCACCCGGCACTCCCCGCACCCCCGTCCCTCCGCCGATCGTGGTCACCGGAGCCACGGGACGCCTCGGCGGACGCGTCGCCCGCCGGCTGGCCGAGCGGGGCGTCGCGCAGCGGCTGCTGGTGCGCAGCCCCGAGCGGGCCCCGGAGCTGCCCGGTGCGACGGCGGTCAAGGGCGGCTTCGGCGACCGTGACGCCGTCGTGCGCGGCCTCGGCGGAGCACGGACCGTGTTCATGGTCTCCGCCTCCGAGAGCGTCGACCGGGTCGCCCAGCACAGGACGTTCGTCGACGCGGCCGTGGAGGCGGGGGTCGAGCACCTGGTGTACGTGTCCTTCTTCGGCGCCGCGCCCGAGGCCGCGTTCACCCTCGCCCGCGACCACTTCCACACCGAGGAGCACATCCGGGCGAGCGGCCTCGCCCACACCTTCCTGCGGGACAACCTGTACGCGGACTTCGTCCGGCATCTGGCCGGCGAGGACGGCGTCATCCGGGGCCCCGCCGGGCAGGGACGGGCCGCGTTCGTCGCCCAGGACGACATCGCCGACGCCGCCGTGACGGTCCTGACCCGGCCCGCCGACCACGCCGGAGCGGCCTACGATCTGACCGGCCCCGAGTCGCTCACGCTGGACGAGGCCGCAGCGATCCTCTCGGAACGGCTCGGACGCCCGTTCCGCTACCGGCCGGAGACGATCGAGGAGGCGTACGCCTCGCGCGCCTCGTACGACGCCCCGCCCTGGCAGCTCGACGCCTGGGTCTCCACGTACACAGCCATCGCGACCGGTGAGCTCGACGGTGTCAGCAGTGCCGTCCCCGACCTCACCGGCCGTCCGGCCCGCACCCTCGCCGATGTCCTCGACGCCACCGAACGGCCCCTCCCGTGA
- a CDS encoding protein-ADP-ribose hydrolase: MPRTPYDGPGAPGAGPSALPLAAYRAAIALDEPVERPAPPSDASAEQLDAFVRAALRLLATDPAVSRLGLRTGTLRDLADAATARRVLRALLTVRPPGPLSPDARDAVDAVLDLERRLRPAVDVAELPTVAEEFPHTAYRSAGQMSLWRGDLTTLAADAVVNAANSALLGCFQPLHPCVDNAIHSAAGPRLRDDCHTVVTLQGASEPTGTAKITRGHHLPAAHVLHTVGPVVRDRPTRGDAEALAGAYRACLDLAAEVGTVRTLAFCSVSTGVFGYPKPEAAAIALRTVSDWLTAHPGRLDRVVLNVFAADDEAVYRRTLTGTPTG; this comes from the coding sequence ATGCCGCGCACCCCGTACGACGGCCCCGGCGCGCCCGGGGCCGGGCCGTCGGCGCTGCCGCTGGCCGCCTATCGCGCCGCGATCGCGCTGGACGAGCCCGTCGAGCGGCCCGCGCCACCCTCCGACGCCTCGGCCGAACAGCTGGACGCGTTCGTCCGTGCGGCGCTGAGGCTGCTCGCCACCGATCCGGCCGTGTCCCGGCTGGGTCTGCGGACCGGCACCCTGCGGGACCTCGCGGACGCGGCGACGGCCCGCCGGGTGCTGCGCGCCCTGCTGACCGTCCGCCCGCCGGGCCCCCTCTCCCCCGACGCGCGGGACGCGGTGGACGCGGTCCTGGACCTGGAGCGCCGGCTGCGGCCGGCCGTCGACGTCGCCGAACTGCCCACGGTCGCCGAGGAGTTCCCGCACACCGCGTACCGCTCGGCCGGGCAGATGTCCCTGTGGCGGGGCGACCTCACCACGCTCGCGGCGGACGCCGTCGTCAACGCGGCCAACAGCGCGCTGCTCGGCTGCTTCCAGCCCCTGCACCCGTGCGTGGACAACGCCATCCACAGCGCCGCCGGGCCCCGGCTGCGGGACGACTGCCACACGGTCGTCACCCTTCAGGGCGCGTCGGAACCGACCGGCACCGCCAAGATCACCCGGGGTCACCATCTGCCGGCCGCCCATGTCCTGCACACGGTCGGTCCGGTGGTCCGGGACCGTCCCACGCGAGGCGACGCCGAGGCCCTGGCGGGCGCGTACCGGGCCTGTCTCGACCTGGCCGCCGAGGTGGGGACGGTCCGCACGCTCGCCTTCTGCTCCGTGAGCACCGGTGTCTTCGGCTACCCCAAGCCGGAGGCGGCGGCCATCGCCCTGCGCACGGTCTCCGACTGGCTCACCGCCCATCCCGGCCGCCTCGACCGGGTCGTGCTCAACGTCTTCGCCGCCGACGACGAGGCCGTGTACCGGCGCACGCTCACCGGGACACCGACGGGCTGA
- a CDS encoding TetR/AcrR family transcriptional regulator, whose translation MSTGEVPQRSDAQRNRERILEVALVELSRSADVPLSTIAKKAGVGQGTFYRNFPDREALVLEVHRQEIQQLVDSAAELLGTHEPDEALRAWMDGLARYATAKAGLADALRRASAATGGPAKPGYPLLLAAIESLLDANHRAGTIRPGVTTDDFVLAIAGVWQIGSGDDWQSRATRLFDLVMRGLRSGAPCRR comes from the coding sequence GTGTCGACGGGTGAGGTGCCCCAGCGGTCCGACGCGCAGCGCAACCGTGAGCGCATCCTGGAAGTGGCGCTGGTCGAACTGTCGCGTTCGGCCGACGTCCCGCTCAGCACGATCGCCAAGAAGGCGGGCGTCGGACAGGGCACCTTCTACCGCAACTTCCCCGACCGTGAGGCGCTCGTCCTGGAGGTCCACCGCCAGGAGATCCAGCAACTCGTCGACAGCGCGGCCGAGTTGCTGGGGACCCATGAGCCCGACGAGGCGTTGCGCGCCTGGATGGACGGTCTGGCCCGCTACGCCACGGCCAAGGCCGGCCTCGCGGACGCGCTGCGCCGGGCGTCGGCCGCGACGGGCGGCCCCGCGAAGCCCGGCTATCCGCTCCTGCTCGCCGCGATCGAGAGTCTGCTCGACGCCAACCACCGGGCCGGCACCATCCGGCCCGGAGTGACCACCGACGACTTCGTCCTCGCCATCGCCGGTGTCTGGCAGATCGGCTCCGGGGACGACTGGCAGAGCCGCGCCACCCGCCTCTTCGACCTCGTCATGCGCGGCCTGCGCTCGGGGGCGCCCTGCCGCAGGTGA
- a CDS encoding acyl-CoA dehydrogenase family protein has product MVPIRTHTQPQYATRHTHDVTNQPPPLAPYDAAEDVALLEGLRREGAGWAEKDVRRLGLLAGGVAAQEWAEQANRYEPELRTHDRYGNRVDEVDFHPAWHHLMRTAVEEGLAGSAWADDRPGAHVARIAGALVWGHTEAGHTCPTSMTYAVVPALRRQPELAAVYEPLLTGREYEPGLRVPTGKRGLLAGMGMTEKQGGSDVRANTTTATPSSEPGVYTLRGHKWFTSAPMCDLFLVLAQAPDGLTCFLVPRVLPDGSRNTFRIQRLKDKLGNRSNASSEPEFDGTVAWRVGPEGQGVKTIIEMVNCTRLDCVMGSATLMRRTLVEAGHHARHRSAFGARLLDQPLMRNVLADLALESEAATALTLRLAGAADRSVRGDEGERTFRRIATAVGKYWVTKRGPAFTAEALECLGGNGYVEDSGMPRHYREAPLLSIWEGSGNVNALDVLRALTRSPGTAEALFAEVALARGADARLDEAAARLKDAVREADQAGARRLVERMALTLQASLLVRHAPPAVADAFCATRLGGDWGHAYGTLPGSADVDGILRRALPAG; this is encoded by the coding sequence ATGGTTCCGATACGCACGCACACGCAGCCGCAGTACGCCACCCGGCACACCCACGACGTCACCAACCAGCCCCCGCCGCTCGCCCCCTACGACGCCGCCGAGGACGTCGCCCTGCTGGAGGGGCTGCGCAGGGAGGGCGCGGGGTGGGCCGAGAAGGACGTCCGGCGGCTCGGGCTGCTCGCCGGGGGCGTGGCGGCGCAGGAGTGGGCCGAGCAGGCCAACCGGTACGAGCCGGAGCTGCGCACCCACGACCGCTACGGCAACCGTGTCGACGAGGTGGACTTCCACCCCGCCTGGCACCACCTGATGCGGACCGCCGTCGAGGAGGGCCTGGCGGGGTCGGCCTGGGCGGACGACCGGCCCGGCGCCCATGTCGCGCGCATCGCGGGAGCCCTGGTCTGGGGCCACACCGAGGCCGGGCACACCTGTCCGACCTCGATGACGTACGCCGTCGTGCCCGCGCTGCGCCGGCAGCCGGAGCTGGCCGCCGTGTACGAGCCGCTGCTGACCGGCCGGGAGTACGAGCCGGGGCTGCGGGTGCCCACCGGCAAGCGCGGGCTGCTCGCCGGGATGGGCATGACCGAGAAGCAGGGCGGCAGTGACGTACGCGCCAACACCACGACGGCGACCCCGAGTTCCGAGCCCGGTGTGTACACCCTGCGCGGGCACAAGTGGTTCACGTCGGCGCCGATGTGCGATCTGTTCCTGGTGCTGGCGCAGGCCCCGGACGGGCTGACCTGCTTCCTGGTCCCGCGCGTCCTGCCCGACGGCAGCCGCAACACCTTCCGGATCCAGCGGCTCAAGGACAAGCTGGGCAACCGCTCCAACGCGTCCTCGGAGCCGGAGTTCGACGGGACCGTGGCCTGGCGGGTCGGGCCCGAGGGGCAGGGGGTGAAGACCATCATCGAGATGGTCAACTGCACCCGGCTCGACTGTGTGATGGGCTCGGCGACCCTGATGCGCAGGACACTCGTCGAGGCGGGCCATCACGCACGGCACCGCAGCGCGTTCGGCGCCCGGCTCCTCGACCAGCCCCTGATGCGCAACGTCCTGGCCGACCTCGCGCTGGAGTCCGAGGCGGCGACGGCCCTCACCCTGCGGCTGGCGGGCGCCGCCGACCGGTCGGTGCGCGGGGACGAGGGCGAGCGGACGTTCCGCCGGATCGCCACCGCCGTCGGCAAGTACTGGGTGACCAAGCGCGGCCCGGCCTTCACCGCCGAGGCGCTGGAGTGCCTCGGCGGCAACGGCTATGTCGAGGACTCGGGCATGCCCCGCCACTACCGCGAGGCACCTCTGCTGTCGATCTGGGAGGGCTCGGGCAACGTCAACGCGCTCGACGTCCTGCGGGCGTTGACCCGCAGCCCCGGCACGGCGGAGGCCCTCTTCGCCGAAGTCGCCCTGGCCCGGGGCGCGGACGCCCGGCTCGACGAGGCCGCCGCCCGCCTGAAGGACGCGGTGCGCGAGGCCGACCAGGCCGGCGCCCGCCGCCTGGTGGAGCGCATGGCCCTGACCCTGCAGGCATCCCTGCTGGTCCGGCACGCCCCGCCCGCCGTCGCCGACGCCTTCTGCGCGACCCGCCTCGGCGGCGACTGGGGCCACGCCTACGGCACCCTCCCCGGCTCCGCCGACGTGGACGGCATCCTCCGCCGCGCCCTGCCGGCCGGCTGA
- a CDS encoding PaaX family transcriptional regulator C-terminal domain-containing protein: MQTNAPGHPAELELRPLSARSVVLSLLLGMHPPELPVKDLVRHVEAFGVAGSTLRAALSRMVSAGDLRRADAVYRLSDRLLDRQRRQDESVHPGTRPWDGDWEMVIVTATGRSPAERADLRGRLISLRLAELREGVWLRPANLDHPRPPAAPDPTVQRFTGRPAVGGTRDGIAADRDLAARLWPLEAWAVTAEALLAHIERTREPADRFTALAAAVRHLLADPVLPPELLPENWPGPALRAAYTEYRRELVGAVLGHRD; encoded by the coding sequence ATGCAGACGAACGCGCCGGGGCACCCCGCCGAGCTGGAACTACGGCCGCTGTCCGCCCGCTCGGTCGTGCTGAGCCTGCTGCTGGGCATGCATCCGCCCGAGCTGCCGGTGAAGGATCTGGTGCGCCATGTGGAGGCCTTCGGGGTGGCCGGGTCCACGCTGCGGGCCGCGCTGAGCCGCATGGTGTCGGCCGGGGACCTGCGGCGCGCGGACGCGGTGTACCGGCTCAGCGACCGGCTCCTGGACCGTCAGCGGCGCCAGGACGAGTCGGTGCACCCCGGGACCCGGCCGTGGGACGGCGACTGGGAGATGGTGATCGTCACCGCCACGGGCCGCAGCCCCGCCGAACGCGCCGACCTCCGCGGCCGTCTGATCTCCCTGCGCCTCGCCGAGCTGCGCGAGGGCGTCTGGCTCCGCCCGGCCAACCTCGACCACCCCCGCCCACCGGCCGCCCCCGACCCGACGGTCCAGCGCTTCACCGGCCGCCCGGCCGTGGGCGGCACACGGGACGGCATCGCGGCGGACCGGGACCTGGCGGCGCGCCTGTGGCCCCTGGAGGCATGGGCCGTCACCGCCGAGGCACTCCTCGCCCACATCGAGCGGACCCGGGAGCCCGCCGACCGCTTCACGGCCCTCGCCGCCGCCGTACGCCATCTGCTGGCCGACCCGGTCCTGCCCCCCGAACTCCTCCCGGAGAACTGGCCCGGCCCCGCGCTGCGCGCCGCGTACACGGAGTACCGGCGGGAGCTGGTCGGGGCGGTGCTGGGGCACCGGGACTGA
- a CDS encoding TetR/AcrR family transcriptional regulator translates to MTQGGKPSRERIVAGAADLISRRGLNAASIRNLAKHAKAPLGSTYHYFPEGKGQLATEAVRYADAAVARALGKALEAGPVAGLRAFLGLWRGIVLDSDFHAGCPVLAVSVEEPPDDEIPPALTAAAEAFTHWERLLADALRDHGADPERAPALAALVVASVEGAIAMCRAKRGIQPLDQVAEQLEALVAGAVERRG, encoded by the coding sequence TTGACCCAAGGCGGCAAGCCGTCCCGTGAACGCATCGTGGCCGGGGCGGCCGACCTGATCAGCAGGCGCGGTCTGAACGCCGCGAGCATCCGGAACCTGGCCAAGCACGCCAAGGCGCCCCTCGGCTCGACCTACCACTACTTCCCCGAGGGCAAGGGGCAGTTGGCCACCGAGGCCGTGCGGTACGCGGACGCGGCCGTCGCCCGCGCCCTGGGCAAGGCCCTGGAGGCGGGCCCGGTCGCCGGACTGCGGGCCTTTCTGGGGCTCTGGCGCGGCATCGTCCTCGACAGCGACTTCCACGCCGGCTGCCCCGTGCTCGCCGTCTCGGTCGAGGAGCCGCCGGACGACGAGATCCCGCCGGCGCTCACCGCCGCCGCGGAGGCGTTCACCCACTGGGAGCGCCTGCTCGCCGACGCGCTGCGCGACCACGGGGCCGACCCGGAGCGGGCCCCCGCCCTCGCCGCCCTCGTCGTCGCCTCGGTCGAGGGCGCCATCGCCATGTGCCGCGCCAAGCGCGGCATCCAACCCCTCGACCAGGTGGCGGAGCAGCTGGAGGCGTTGGTCGCGGGGGCGGTGGAACGGCGGGGCTGA